A single window of Acidobacteriota bacterium DNA harbors:
- the rplT gene encoding 50S ribosomal protein L20 — MPRVKRGTVRRQKRKKLSKLTKGYFQNKSKLYKFMKEASEKAGVYAYTGRKLKKRDYRGLWIIRINAAARENGLSYSKFMQGLKAAGIELDRKSLAELAAREPAAFTKIVEQVKTATTA; from the coding sequence ATGCCTCGCGTCAAACGCGGTACCGTACGTCGTCAGAAGCGCAAGAAGCTCTCGAAGCTCACCAAGGGCTATTTCCAGAACAAGAGCAAGCTTTACAAGTTCATGAAGGAGGCGTCCGAAAAAGCGGGCGTCTACGCGTACACCGGTCGCAAGCTCAAGAAGCGGGATTACCGCGGCTTGTGGATCATCCGCATCAATGCGGCAGCGCGCGAGAACGGTCTTTCGTACAGCAAGTTCATGCAGGGCCTGAAGGCCGCTGGTATTGAACTCGACCGCAAGAGCCTCGCCGAACTGGCCGCGCGCGAACCGGCCGCCTTTACCAAGATCGTCGAACAGGTCAAGACAGCTACAACTGCTTAA
- the pheT gene encoding phenylalanine--tRNA ligase subunit beta: MKVLLSWIREFVDVPESAEDIGTLMSVRGLALEGLDPHGDDVVMDFDVTANRPDCLSMIGIAREIATAYNRPLRSEGDGFSRRHPAGAETPALRTSTDAIPVTIEAPDLCGRYVGAIADVTVGPSPQWLQDRLSACGIRPISNVVDITNYVLLELGQPMHAFDLDKLAGPGIVVRRAKPGESITTLDGKKRTLTSDMLVIADTARAQAIGGVMGGAESEVSATTTRIVFEAAHFTPSSVRKTSKTLGLKTDASTRFERGMDVTAPARAMARACQLLEQIAAGKAAGTIEDVYPAPQPATSLVLERAGVSGLLGMDVPDANVERILRSLGFDVRSASAKASTPAEAAADGSAGHAGWSITAPAWRVDIKRPVDLIEEVGRHHGFEHLPSTFPGVQQAPASSDPRIVRDRRVRTALLGMGYSEAITFAFIEAVAAEPFLSSTTLGAGGREAPVALANPLSEKFAVMRPSLLPGLIDAVSHNRRHGRRDVQLFEIGTRFSPRGESRGAAFAWTGLATADHWSGARREVDFFDVKGVIEQLAAVSLVTPAFAETDVPYLVKGRAAGVVVNGQHVGVVGLLAPSVADRRDLPTGDEVYVAEINLDLLTAQAPAGTLRANALPRFPWVVRDVSILVDDALSAGTVRGTIRSAAPGTLIDIREFDRYQGKGIPDGKVSLSFRLTFQSPERTLTDEEVQAGMQHIIDALTRDLQATQR; the protein is encoded by the coding sequence ATGAAGGTCCTGCTCTCCTGGATCCGCGAGTTCGTCGACGTGCCCGAGTCGGCCGAGGACATCGGCACGCTGATGTCGGTGCGCGGCCTCGCGCTCGAAGGCCTGGATCCACATGGTGACGATGTGGTGATGGACTTCGATGTCACCGCGAATCGTCCTGACTGCCTGTCGATGATCGGCATCGCGCGCGAGATCGCGACGGCGTACAACCGCCCTCTTCGTTCGGAGGGCGATGGCTTTAGCCGTCGCCATCCAGCGGGGGCTGAAACCCCCGCTCTCCGAACGTCCACTGACGCCATCCCTGTCACGATCGAAGCCCCGGACCTCTGCGGACGGTACGTCGGCGCAATCGCCGACGTGACCGTCGGGCCGTCCCCGCAGTGGCTGCAGGACCGGCTCTCGGCCTGCGGCATTCGCCCGATCAGCAACGTCGTCGACATCACCAACTACGTGCTGCTCGAACTGGGACAGCCGATGCACGCGTTCGACCTCGACAAGCTCGCCGGTCCCGGCATTGTCGTCCGCCGCGCGAAGCCGGGTGAGTCGATCACGACGCTCGACGGCAAGAAGCGGACCCTCACGTCCGACATGCTGGTGATTGCTGACACGGCCCGCGCGCAGGCCATCGGCGGCGTGATGGGCGGCGCCGAGTCCGAAGTCTCGGCAACCACCACCCGCATCGTGTTCGAGGCCGCGCATTTCACGCCCTCGTCGGTTCGCAAGACCAGCAAGACGCTGGGCCTCAAGACCGACGCCTCGACGCGCTTCGAGCGCGGCATGGACGTCACGGCGCCCGCGCGCGCCATGGCCCGCGCCTGCCAGTTGCTCGAACAAATCGCTGCCGGCAAGGCGGCCGGCACGATTGAGGACGTCTACCCCGCTCCGCAGCCCGCGACCTCGCTGGTCCTCGAGCGCGCCGGCGTGTCGGGCCTGCTGGGCATGGACGTGCCGGACGCGAACGTGGAAAGAATCCTACGGTCGCTTGGCTTTGACGTTCGGTCCGCCTCCGCCAAGGCTTCCACCCCCGCCGAGGCTGCGGCGGACGGGTCGGCGGGACACGCGGGCTGGAGCATTACCGCGCCGGCGTGGCGGGTGGACATCAAGCGGCCGGTGGATCTGATCGAAGAGGTCGGACGTCACCACGGCTTCGAGCACCTCCCCAGCACCTTTCCGGGCGTGCAGCAGGCGCCGGCCTCGTCCGATCCGCGCATCGTCCGGGATCGCCGTGTGCGCACTGCGCTGCTCGGCATGGGCTATTCCGAGGCCATCACCTTTGCCTTTATCGAAGCGGTCGCGGCGGAGCCGTTCCTCTCCTCGACAACGCTCGGGGCAGGCGGCCGTGAAGCGCCGGTCGCGCTGGCGAATCCCCTCTCTGAGAAGTTCGCGGTGATGCGGCCCAGCCTGCTGCCGGGCTTGATCGACGCCGTGAGCCACAATCGCCGCCACGGCCGCCGCGACGTGCAGTTATTCGAGATCGGCACCCGCTTCTCGCCCCGCGGCGAGTCGCGTGGCGCCGCCTTCGCGTGGACCGGGCTCGCCACCGCCGACCACTGGAGCGGTGCCCGCCGCGAGGTGGACTTCTTCGACGTCAAGGGCGTGATCGAGCAGCTCGCGGCCGTCAGCCTCGTGACGCCGGCCTTCGCCGAGACCGATGTGCCGTACCTGGTGAAGGGCCGCGCGGCGGGGGTCGTGGTCAACGGCCAGCACGTCGGCGTGGTCGGCCTGCTCGCCCCGTCGGTCGCCGACCGGCGCGACTTGCCCACTGGCGACGAGGTGTACGTCGCCGAGATCAACCTCGACCTGCTGACGGCCCAGGCGCCGGCCGGCACGCTGCGCGCGAATGCGCTGCCGCGCTTCCCGTGGGTCGTCCGCGACGTGTCGATTCTGGTGGACGATGCCTTGTCTGCCGGGACGGTTCGTGGCACCATTCGTTCGGCTGCTCCGGGGACGTTGATCGACATTCGCGAGTTCGATCGCTACCAGGGCAAGGGCATTCCCGACGGCAAGGTCAGCTTGTCGTTCCGCCTCACCTTCCAGTCGCCGGAGCGCACGCTCACCGACGAGGAAGTGCAGGCGGGCATGCAGCACATCATCGACGCGCTGACGCGCGACTTACAGGCAACTCAGAGGTAA
- a CDS encoding cell division protein ZapA — protein sequence MAEPKVVHVEVYGQKYPIKTELDPHYVEQLATFVESRMELASKTSPSSDAVGLAVLAALNITDEFFRTRTSLLNSSGNLAAKAEAIEKMVDQALSLAE from the coding sequence ATGGCTGAGCCGAAGGTGGTTCACGTCGAGGTCTACGGGCAGAAGTACCCGATCAAGACCGAGCTCGACCCGCACTATGTCGAGCAGCTGGCGACGTTTGTCGAGTCGCGGATGGAGCTGGCCTCCAAGACCTCGCCCTCGAGCGACGCCGTCGGCCTGGCCGTGCTGGCGGCCCTCAACATCACTGACGAGTTCTTCCGGACCCGGACGTCCCTCTTGAACAGCTCCGGGAACCTCGCGGCCAAGGCCGAGGCCATCGAGAAGATGGTCGACCAGGCTCTCTCCCTGGCCGAATAG
- the pheS gene encoding phenylalanine--tRNA ligase subunit alpha produces the protein MSTIDTSIGPDRARELFRAELADVRTGAELQALRTRWVGRNHSWSAAFMEALKTATPEQKKTLGKGANELKKAVEAALAEREAALAATRRPANAVDITLPGRRPTLGHRHPLSLIRDEVGGIFTRLGYQVLEGPEIEDDYHNFEALNMPEEHPARDMQDTFYLQTPLIPEATAKAIALRTSAPQPLTLLRTHTSAMQIRHMEMNAPPVRLVAIGPVYRKDALDLTHTPMFHQVEGLVVGKGVTLADLKGTLAAMAEALFGPGTGVRFRPSFFPYTEPSAEVDIQCIKCKGSGCAMCKRTGWIEILGSGMVHPAVFEAVGYDSNEVTGFAFGMGVERVALLKWGVEDIRLFYENDLRFLEQFGL, from the coding sequence ATGAGCACCATCGACACCTCCATCGGTCCAGATCGGGCGCGGGAACTTTTCCGCGCCGAGCTGGCCGATGTACGGACCGGCGCGGAACTGCAGGCCCTGCGCACGCGCTGGGTCGGCCGCAACCACAGTTGGAGTGCCGCCTTCATGGAGGCGCTCAAGACCGCGACCCCTGAACAGAAGAAGACGCTTGGCAAGGGCGCCAACGAGCTCAAGAAAGCGGTCGAGGCCGCGCTCGCCGAGCGCGAAGCCGCGCTCGCCGCGACCCGCCGTCCCGCCAACGCGGTCGACATCACGCTGCCCGGCCGCCGGCCCACCCTCGGCCATCGACATCCGCTCAGCCTGATCCGCGACGAAGTCGGCGGCATCTTCACGCGCCTCGGCTACCAGGTGCTTGAAGGGCCGGAAATCGAGGACGATTACCACAACTTCGAAGCGCTCAACATGCCGGAGGAACACCCGGCGCGCGACATGCAGGACACGTTCTACCTTCAGACGCCGCTGATACCGGAAGCGACGGCTAAAGCCATCGCTCTCCGAACGTCTGCTCCCCAGCCACTGACGCTGCTGCGTACCCACACGAGCGCGATGCAGATCCGGCACATGGAGATGAACGCACCACCGGTGCGACTGGTCGCGATCGGCCCCGTGTACCGCAAAGACGCGCTCGACCTCACGCACACGCCGATGTTCCACCAGGTCGAAGGCCTCGTAGTCGGCAAGGGCGTAACGCTCGCGGACCTCAAGGGCACGCTCGCCGCCATGGCCGAAGCGCTCTTTGGCCCTGGCACCGGCGTGCGGTTCCGGCCGAGCTTCTTTCCCTACACGGAACCAAGCGCCGAAGTCGACATCCAGTGCATCAAGTGCAAAGGCTCGGGCTGCGCCATGTGCAAGCGCACCGGGTGGATCGAGATTCTCGGCAGCGGCATGGTGCACCCCGCGGTGTTCGAAGCGGTCGGCTACGACTCGAATGAAGTGACCGGCTTCGCCTTCGGCATGGGCGTCGAGCGCGTGGCGCTGCTCAAGTGGGGCGTCGAAGACATCCGCCTGTTCTACGAGAACGACCTCCGCTTCCTGGAGCAGTTCGGCCTATGA
- the infC gene encoding translation initiation factor IF-3 — MAFDRSRPTRRDDRLRINERIRVREIRVIDDAGQQLGIMPPPQALILARQKGLDLVEISPTAVPPVCRIMDYGKYQYQEQKRAREAKRHQKVIEVKEIKFRPKVDEHDYQFKKHHIERFIEDGDKVKATIFFRGREMAHPEIGHRILMRLIKDLEDVAMAETMPRQEGNQMHTILTGKKGAPKPAVKKTDAAETAANVVAAETAAKVVVAEPAAKE; from the coding sequence ATCGCCTTCGATAGATCTCGCCCGACCCGTCGTGACGACCGTCTCCGCATCAACGAGCGGATTCGCGTCCGTGAAATTCGCGTAATCGACGACGCGGGGCAGCAGCTGGGCATCATGCCGCCGCCCCAGGCCCTGATTCTTGCCCGGCAGAAGGGGCTCGACCTGGTGGAGATCTCCCCCACGGCCGTGCCGCCCGTCTGCCGGATCATGGACTACGGCAAGTATCAGTACCAGGAGCAGAAGCGCGCCCGCGAGGCGAAGCGGCACCAGAAGGTGATCGAGGTCAAGGAAATCAAGTTCCGTCCCAAGGTGGACGAGCATGATTACCAGTTCAAGAAGCACCACATCGAGCGCTTCATTGAAGACGGCGACAAGGTCAAGGCGACGATTTTCTTCCGTGGGCGCGAAATGGCGCACCCGGAGATCGGCCACCGGATCCTGATGCGTCTCATCAAGGACCTGGAAGACGTGGCGATGGCGGAAACCATGCCGCGGCAGGAGGGCAATCAAATGCACACCATCCTGACCGGCAAGAAGGGCGCGCCGAAGCCGGCCGTCAAGAAGACTGACGCGGCCGAGACGGCCGCCAATGTAGTCGCGGCCGAGACGGCCGCCAAGGTAGTAGTGGCCGAACCGGCCGCAAAAGAGTAG
- the thrS gene encoding threonine--tRNA ligase, giving the protein MNQVTVTLPDGSTKQVESGAPVKAVAEAISPRLAEAALAAFVGDRMVDLTYPLTADAPVRIVTNKSPEALELYRHSTAHLLAAAVTALFPKVQCGIGPPIDDGFFYDFVVEKPFVQEDLEAIEAKMKELAAQDLVYERQIWPRQEAIDFFTRRGEPLKVQLIDEKTAGQPDVSVYTIKDKETFLDFCVGPHVPSTGRLKAFKLTTTSNAYWKGDAQNQPMQRVYGTAFFTQKELDEHLTRIEEAKKRDHRKLGKELGLFAFHPFAPGAGFWTGKGATLYNTLADYMRGKLFPAGYQEVKTPIVYNKALWELSGHWSHYRENMFLVKSADDEEMGLKAMNCPGHYLLYSTEKHSYKEMPIRFHEQTPLHRNEASGVLGGLTRVRQFSQDDGHCFLMESQIPSEVEALLRLIQGIYQDFGLAYTAKLSTRPEKFIGEVELWDRAEGALKEALDKAGQPYTINAGDGAFYGPKIDFDITDAIGRKWQCGTIQLDYVAPERFDLKYTGADNKDHRPVVIHRAIFGSFERFIAILIEHFAGAFPLWLAPLQVVVLPIADRHNDFADEVVALLRGAGFQVWCDDRVEKLNYKIREAQLQKVPYMLVIGDREAADRAVSVRSKAKGDLGARPVDQFLTDALAEVRSKALS; this is encoded by the coding sequence ATGAACCAAGTCACAGTCACACTTCCGGACGGGTCGACGAAACAAGTCGAGTCCGGCGCGCCGGTCAAGGCGGTCGCCGAGGCGATCTCGCCACGCCTGGCCGAAGCCGCCCTCGCGGCGTTTGTCGGCGACCGGATGGTGGACCTGACGTATCCGCTCACCGCCGATGCGCCGGTCCGGATCGTGACCAACAAGAGCCCGGAAGCGCTCGAACTCTATCGCCACTCCACGGCCCACCTGCTGGCGGCCGCGGTGACGGCCCTCTTCCCCAAGGTCCAGTGCGGCATCGGTCCGCCCATTGACGATGGGTTCTTCTACGACTTCGTGGTCGAAAAGCCGTTCGTCCAGGAAGACCTGGAAGCCATTGAAGCGAAGATGAAGGAGCTGGCGGCGCAGGACCTGGTCTACGAACGCCAGATCTGGCCACGACAAGAAGCCATCGACTTCTTCACCAGGCGCGGCGAGCCGCTCAAGGTGCAGCTGATCGACGAGAAGACCGCCGGCCAGCCCGACGTTTCGGTCTACACCATCAAGGACAAAGAGACGTTCCTGGACTTCTGCGTCGGTCCGCACGTCCCGTCGACGGGCCGCCTCAAGGCCTTCAAGCTGACCACGACCAGCAACGCCTACTGGAAGGGCGATGCGCAGAACCAGCCGATGCAGCGCGTCTACGGCACCGCCTTCTTCACGCAGAAGGAGCTCGACGAGCACCTGACCCGCATTGAGGAAGCGAAGAAACGCGACCATCGCAAGCTGGGCAAGGAACTCGGCCTGTTCGCCTTCCATCCGTTCGCGCCCGGCGCGGGCTTCTGGACCGGCAAGGGCGCCACGCTCTACAACACGCTCGCAGACTACATGCGCGGCAAGCTCTTCCCCGCCGGCTACCAGGAAGTGAAGACGCCGATCGTCTATAACAAGGCGTTGTGGGAACTGTCGGGGCACTGGTCGCACTACCGCGAGAACATGTTCCTGGTGAAGTCGGCCGACGACGAAGAGATGGGCCTGAAGGCGATGAACTGCCCCGGGCACTACTTGCTGTACTCGACCGAGAAGCACTCCTACAAGGAGATGCCCATCCGCTTCCACGAGCAGACGCCGCTGCACCGCAACGAAGCGTCCGGCGTGCTCGGCGGGCTGACGCGCGTCCGCCAGTTCTCGCAGGACGATGGGCACTGCTTCCTGATGGAGTCGCAGATCCCGTCCGAAGTGGAAGCGCTGCTGCGTCTGATCCAGGGCATCTACCAGGACTTCGGCCTGGCGTACACGGCGAAGCTGTCGACCCGTCCCGAGAAGTTCATCGGCGAAGTCGAGCTGTGGGATCGCGCCGAGGGCGCGCTCAAGGAAGCCCTGGACAAGGCCGGCCAGCCGTACACCATCAACGCCGGCGACGGTGCGTTCTACGGCCCCAAGATCGACTTCGACATCACGGATGCGATTGGCCGGAAGTGGCAGTGCGGTACGATCCAGCTCGACTACGTCGCGCCCGAACGGTTCGACCTGAAGTACACCGGCGCCGACAACAAGGATCACCGGCCGGTGGTGATTCACCGCGCCATTTTCGGCAGCTTCGAGCGGTTCATTGCCATCCTGATCGAGCACTTCGCGGGGGCCTTCCCGCTGTGGCTGGCGCCGCTCCAGGTCGTGGTCCTGCCGATTGCCGACCGTCACAACGACTTCGCCGACGAGGTGGTCGCCCTGCTCAGGGGCGCCGGCTTCCAGGTCTGGTGTGACGACCGGGTCGAAAAGCTGAACTACAAGATCCGCGAGGCCCAGCTCCAAAAAGTGCCGTATATGCTGGTAATTGGCGACCGGGAGGCCGCCGATCGGGCCGTTTCGGTGCGCAGTAAGGCCAAAGGGGACCTGGGCGCCCGTCCCGTGGACCAGTTTCTGACCGACGCGCTTGCCGAGGTCCGGTCTAAAGCGTTATCCTAG
- the rpmI gene encoding 50S ribosomal protein L35, which translates to MAKKQKLKTHRGAAKRFKKTGTGKVVRSAAFKRHILTSKTTKSKRHARGSKVVTPGDARKINLMLPYK; encoded by the coding sequence ATGGCGAAGAAGCAGAAGTTGAAGACCCACCGCGGCGCGGCCAAGCGGTTCAAGAAGACGGGCACGGGCAAGGTCGTGCGCAGTGCGGCGTTCAAGCGCCACATCCTGACGAGCAAGACGACGAAGTCGAAGCGTCACGCGCGCGGTTCGAAGGTGGTCACGCCGGGCGACGCCCGGAAGATCAACCTGATGCTGCCGTACAAGTAA
- the zapB gene encoding cell division protein ZapB — MATKTTPGLESIDRLEEKIKLLVNTIVRIKAEQVRSGEDNAKLKSEIEALKARISTAESAGAEVTTLREERELIKSRVTDMLQQLDGLNL; from the coding sequence ATGGCGACCAAGACGACCCCCGGACTGGAATCGATCGACCGGCTCGAAGAAAAGATCAAACTGCTCGTCAACACCATCGTCCGCATCAAGGCCGAGCAGGTGAGATCCGGCGAGGACAACGCCAAGCTCAAGAGCGAGATCGAGGCGCTCAAGGCGCGAATCTCCACCGCCGAGAGCGCCGGGGCCGAAGTCACCACGCTGCGCGAGGAACGTGAACTCATCAAGAGCCGCGTCACCGACATGCTGCAGCAGCTCGACGGCCTGAACCTCTGA